The following coding sequences are from one Luteimonas sp. S4-F44 window:
- a CDS encoding MFS transporter: protein MSGQSQFALLRQRRFLPYFTVQALGAFNDNVYRQSVIALLFFLGVGTAERTLYTNLAPALFILPYFLFSAIAGQIAEKLEKQKLIVITTAMEIAIMALAAVGFLLQSMPVLLVALFLTGTQSTLFGPVKYSILPSVLRPEELTGGNGLVEMGTSISILAGMIYGGLVFKLAGSHGPEAAAASVVALAVAGNLVARLIPKVDAGAPTLKINWNPIPESRAVMRLARRQLAVRNAILGVSWFWFVGTVLTAQLPTYAEVYLGGVVNDTALYIFALALFSVGVGAGSLLCEKLSGRIVEIGLVPVGAFGISVMLLDLYFARPGLPPQTGLTIAAFLDGPGGWRIVADLVGVGLFTGIFVVPLFALIQSRTPRSELSRVIAGLNIQNSLFIVAAAVIGVLVQRESLSLGGLTLPLPGLTVPQMFLALAIANLLVAIWIFTIVPEFLMRLASMLLVRTLYRLRERDVDPAIPADGAALIVCNHVSYMDALILSATIPRPVRFVMDHRIFAIPGLRWIFRHAKAIPIAGAKDDPALMQRAFDAIDAALAEGELVGIFPEGRLTSDGEIATFRTGVERILARAQARGQRVPVIALALRGMWTSMWSRHHAQADGRFARMRVPRRLRARIEVVAAPRIEASADLTAPMLEAEVRALRGDAA from the coding sequence ATGTCAGGCCAGTCCCAGTTCGCCCTGCTGCGGCAGCGGCGCTTCCTGCCCTACTTCACGGTCCAGGCGCTCGGCGCCTTCAACGACAACGTCTACCGGCAGTCGGTGATCGCGCTGCTGTTCTTCCTCGGCGTCGGCACCGCGGAGCGCACGCTCTACACCAATCTCGCGCCGGCGCTGTTCATCCTGCCCTACTTCCTGTTCTCGGCGATCGCCGGCCAGATCGCCGAGAAGCTCGAGAAGCAGAAGCTGATCGTGATCACGACCGCGATGGAAATCGCGATCATGGCGCTGGCGGCCGTGGGCTTTCTGCTGCAGAGCATGCCGGTGCTGCTGGTCGCGCTGTTTCTGACCGGTACCCAGTCGACCCTGTTCGGCCCGGTGAAGTATTCGATCCTGCCCTCGGTGCTGCGGCCCGAAGAGCTTACCGGCGGCAACGGCCTGGTCGAGATGGGCACGTCGATCTCGATCCTGGCCGGCATGATCTACGGCGGCCTGGTGTTCAAGCTTGCCGGCAGCCACGGCCCCGAAGCCGCTGCGGCCTCGGTGGTTGCACTGGCGGTCGCCGGCAACCTGGTCGCACGGCTGATCCCGAAGGTGGACGCTGGCGCGCCGACGTTGAAGATCAACTGGAATCCGATCCCCGAATCGCGGGCGGTGATGCGCTTGGCCCGGCGCCAGCTGGCGGTGCGTAACGCGATCCTGGGCGTGTCCTGGTTCTGGTTCGTCGGCACGGTGCTGACAGCGCAGTTGCCGACCTATGCCGAGGTCTATCTGGGCGGCGTGGTCAACGACACCGCGCTGTACATCTTCGCGCTGGCGCTGTTCTCGGTCGGCGTGGGCGCCGGCTCGCTGCTGTGCGAAAAGCTGTCCGGACGCATCGTCGAAATCGGCCTGGTGCCGGTCGGCGCATTCGGCATCAGCGTGATGTTGCTCGACCTGTATTTCGCCCGGCCGGGCCTGCCGCCGCAGACCGGCCTGACGATCGCGGCCTTCCTCGACGGTCCCGGCGGCTGGCGCATCGTCGCCGACCTGGTCGGGGTGGGCCTGTTTACCGGCATCTTCGTCGTGCCGCTGTTCGCGCTGATCCAGAGCCGCACGCCCCGTTCGGAGCTGTCGCGGGTGATCGCCGGGCTCAACATCCAGAACTCGCTGTTTATCGTCGCCGCGGCGGTGATCGGCGTGCTGGTGCAGCGCGAGTCGCTGTCGCTGGGTGGCCTGACGCTGCCGTTGCCGGGCCTGACGGTGCCGCAGATGTTCCTGGCCCTGGCGATCGCCAATCTGCTGGTGGCGATCTGGATCTTCACGATCGTGCCCGAGTTCCTGATGCGTCTGGCCAGCATGCTGCTGGTCCGCACGCTCTACCGGCTGCGCGAGCGCGACGTCGATCCGGCGATCCCGGCAGACGGCGCGGCATTGATCGTCTGCAACCATGTCAGCTACATGGACGCGCTGATCCTGTCGGCGACGATCCCGCGGCCGGTGCGGTTCGTGATGGACCACCGGATCTTCGCGATCCCCGGGCTGCGCTGGATCTTCCGGCACGCCAAGGCGATCCCGATCGCCGGTGCCAAGGACGACCCGGCGCTGATGCAGCGCGCGTTCGACGCCATCGATGCCGCCCTGGCGGAAGGCGAACTGGTCGGCATCTTCCCCGAGGGCCGGCTGACGAGCGATGGCGAAATCGCCACCTTCCGCACGGGCGTGGAGCGCATCCTGGCGCGCGCCCAGGCGCGCGGCCAGCGGGTGCCGGTGATCGCACTGGCGCTGCGTGGCATGTGGACCAGCATGTGGAGCCGGCACCATGCCCAGGCCGACGGCCGGTTTGCCCGCATGCGTGTGCCGCGGCGCCTGCGCGCCCGCATCGAGGTCGTCGCCGCGCCGCGGATCGAAGCGTCGGCCGATCTCACCGCACCGATGCTCGAAGCCGAGGTCCGGGCGCTGCGTGGCGATGCCGCCTGA
- a CDS encoding DUF2752 domain-containing protein encodes MSHVHGQRPLARVRAATAALTGGGLAVAASGVWLLRTFDPNAPASPFPPCMFYAATGWVCPGCGLTRCLHALVHGDLPQAFSMNPLLLVLLALSPLALAWRMGWRPAWLQPVAARLSTATFWLVLLSVYWIARNLPWPPFTWLAPGGLG; translated from the coding sequence ATGTCCCACGTGCACGGCCAGCGCCCTCTGGCGCGCGTGCGCGCCGCCACCGCCGCCCTCACGGGCGGCGGTCTGGCGGTGGCCGCGAGCGGCGTCTGGCTGCTGCGCACGTTCGACCCCAATGCACCGGCCAGCCCCTTCCCGCCGTGCATGTTCTACGCCGCGACGGGGTGGGTCTGTCCCGGCTGCGGCCTGACCCGCTGCCTGCACGCCCTGGTCCACGGCGACCTGCCGCAGGCGTTCTCAATGAATCCGCTGCTGCTGGTGCTGCTCGCGCTCTCGCCGCTCGCACTCGCCTGGCGCATGGGCTGGCGGCCCGCGTGGTTGCAGCCGGTCGCCGCGCGGTTGTCGACGGCGACGTTCTGGCTGGTGCTGCTGTCGGTCTACTGGATCGCGCGCAACCTGCCGTGGCCGCCCTTCACCTGGCTTG
- a CDS encoding CD225/dispanin family protein, translated as MSTIPPPPPPPNPYDAPGTPLPGTPIAPGTVPNHLAWSIIATVLSLCLCCIVGTIPGIVAIVFSAKVNTLLGQGDLAGAQRASNTAKTWCWVTTGLCIIGLLWTIYSLTLGGGMEQYQMIFDQIQSDI; from the coding sequence ATGAGCACCATCCCGCCGCCCCCGCCGCCGCCGAACCCGTACGACGCCCCCGGCACGCCGCTGCCTGGCACGCCGATCGCGCCGGGCACGGTGCCCAACCACCTGGCATGGTCGATCATCGCCACCGTACTCTCGCTGTGCCTGTGCTGCATCGTCGGCACGATCCCGGGCATCGTCGCGATCGTCTTCTCGGCCAAGGTCAACACGCTGCTGGGCCAGGGCGATCTGGCGGGTGCGCAGCGCGCGTCCAACACCGCCAAGACCTGGTGCTGGGTCACCACGGGCCTGTGCATCATCGGCCTGCTGTGGACGATCTACTCGCTGACGCTGGGCGGCGGCATGGAGCAGTACCAGATGATCTTCGACCAGATCCAGAGCGATATCTGA
- the purD gene encoding phosphoribosylamine--glycine ligase gives MKKVLVIGSGGREHALAWKLAQSPQVGEVLVAPGNAGTAHEAGCRNVDVAATDLDGLLALARDEGVAFTVVGPEAPLVAGVVDRFCAADLRIFGPTAAAAQLEGSKAFAKDFLARHGIPTAAYAVFTEADTAIEYVRQHGAPIVVKADGLAAGKGVIVAATLDEAEAAIHDMLSGNAFGSAGARVVIEEFLDGEEASFISMVDGRTALPMATSQDHKRVGDGDTGPNTGGMGAYSPAPVVTPEVHARIMREVVEPTVRGMAADGAPFTGFLYAGLMIDASGAPKVIEFNVRFGDPETQPVMMRLTSDFAALIEAAIDGALDGVQAQWDPRPALGVVMAAEHYPDTPRTGDAINTWDTPPLPDTKVFHAGTRLDAHGQAVTAGGRVLCVVALGESVADAQHRAYGEIAGISWPGEFHRKDIGWRAIERERS, from the coding sequence ATGAAGAAGGTTCTGGTCATCGGTTCGGGCGGCCGCGAGCACGCGCTGGCCTGGAAGCTCGCGCAGTCGCCGCAGGTCGGCGAAGTGCTGGTCGCCCCGGGCAATGCAGGCACCGCGCACGAGGCCGGCTGTCGCAACGTCGATGTCGCCGCCACTGATCTCGATGGGTTGCTGGCGCTGGCCCGCGACGAGGGCGTGGCCTTCACCGTCGTCGGGCCCGAGGCACCGCTGGTCGCCGGCGTCGTCGACCGGTTCTGCGCCGCGGACCTGCGCATCTTCGGACCGACCGCCGCGGCCGCGCAGCTCGAGGGCAGCAAGGCCTTCGCGAAGGACTTCCTGGCCCGCCACGGCATCCCGACCGCCGCCTATGCGGTGTTCACCGAAGCCGATACCGCGATCGAGTACGTGCGCCAACACGGTGCGCCGATCGTCGTCAAGGCCGATGGCCTGGCCGCCGGCAAGGGCGTCATCGTCGCCGCCACGCTGGACGAGGCGGAAGCGGCGATCCACGACATGCTCTCGGGCAACGCCTTCGGCAGCGCCGGCGCGCGTGTGGTGATCGAAGAGTTCCTCGACGGCGAGGAAGCGAGCTTCATTTCGATGGTCGATGGCCGGACCGCGCTGCCGATGGCGACCAGCCAGGACCACAAGCGCGTGGGCGACGGCGACACCGGCCCCAACACCGGCGGCATGGGCGCCTACTCGCCGGCCCCGGTGGTCACCCCGGAGGTGCATGCGCGGATCATGCGCGAGGTCGTGGAACCGACCGTGCGCGGTATGGCCGCCGACGGCGCGCCGTTCACCGGCTTTCTCTACGCCGGGCTGATGATCGATGCCTCCGGCGCGCCGAAGGTCATCGAGTTCAATGTCCGCTTCGGCGACCCGGAAACGCAGCCGGTGATGATGCGGCTGACCTCGGATTTCGCTGCACTCATCGAGGCCGCGATCGACGGTGCGCTCGATGGCGTGCAGGCGCAGTGGGACCCGCGCCCGGCGCTGGGCGTGGTCATGGCCGCCGAGCATTATCCCGACACGCCGCGCACGGGCGATGCGATCAACACCTGGGACACGCCGCCGCTGCCCGACACCAAGGTCTTCCATGCCGGCACCCGGCTCGACGCGCATGGCCAGGCGGTGACCGCGGGCGGGCGCGTGCTGTGCGTCGTGGCGCTCGGTGAGTCTGTGGCCGATGCCCAGCACCGCGCCTACGGCGAGATCGCCGGCATTTCCTGGCCGGGCGAGTTCCATCGCAAGGACATTGGCTGGCGCGCGATCGAACGCGAGCGCAGCTGA
- a CDS encoding acyl-CoA thioesterase, which translates to MIPGNAQLTMSVLMTPDMANFSGNVHGGALLKWLDEVAYACASRYAGRYVVTLSVDQVTFREPVYVGELVTFLASVNYTGRTSMEVGIKIIAENIQARSVRHTNSCFFTMVAVDADGRPVQVPPREPATAEERRRFEQGRQRRQIRQELEERYRAVRGASDATP; encoded by the coding sequence ATGATCCCAGGCAATGCGCAATTGACGATGTCGGTGCTGATGACGCCGGACATGGCGAATTTCTCGGGCAACGTGCACGGGGGTGCCTTGCTCAAATGGCTCGACGAGGTGGCCTATGCCTGCGCCAGTCGCTACGCCGGGCGCTATGTGGTCACGCTGTCGGTCGACCAGGTGACGTTCCGCGAACCGGTCTATGTCGGCGAGCTGGTGACGTTTCTGGCCTCGGTCAACTACACCGGCCGCACGTCAATGGAAGTGGGCATCAAGATCATCGCCGAGAACATCCAGGCCCGCTCGGTCCGCCACACCAACAGTTGCTTCTTTACGATGGTCGCGGTCGACGCCGACGGGCGTCCGGTGCAGGTCCCACCGCGCGAGCCGGCCACCGCCGAAGAGCGCCGGCGCTTCGAGCAGGGCCGGCAGCGGCGCCAGATCCGCCAGGAACTGGAGGAACGCTACCGGGCGGTCCGCGGCGCGAGCGATGCGACGCCGTGA
- the yccS gene encoding YccS family putative transporter translates to MPSPINERLTRLWAHEKASTALRVSIAFGGAMALCWQFQKLAALPAVFLGIIASAMAETDDNGFGRFKAVVLSLLCFGAAAGAVTLLFPYPLAFIACLAATTFALTLLGALGERYASIAQGTVALMLYAAIGIDQHGAGDADAAWRGAGQLLAGAAWYGALSILWTILFANRPVRERLARLFTELGRYLQLKAALFEPIRDRDLHARRLALSEQNARVVAALEATKNAIISRFGRSGRPGVQSGLYFRLYYMAQEFHERASSSHYPYEALAEAFFHSDVLYRGQRLIELQGRACRALGEAIRLRRPFEYGAGTRQAMVDLRQSLDHLHARGDGRQTRLLASLESLVRNLQAIDRRLAEDTLSDAPLDGMDTRLRDASPHTLREMATRLGRQLSPTSVLFRHGLRMAIALCAGYAVMHAIGARNGFWILLTIAFVCRPSFGATRRRLAQRIAGTLIGLTATWALMQLFVGVEVQLLLALLAAVVFFVSRTDRYALATAAITVMALLCFNLIGDGFVLIWPRLLDTLIGCAIAAAASFLILPDWRGRQLHLVMAGVVDAHARYLGEVLEQYRSGMRDDLPYRVARRDMHNAEAALSVALSNRLREPGRYRRDLDAAFRFLAVSNTALGYLSGLGAHRGTLDGEADEADEAVFAAGAHLQRALAQIAAALSARHAPPVVDAAVETAMAEALERAGDATDDPRRRLLGTQLALLLRLLPDLRTAAEAAGAPAAATHTPTR, encoded by the coding sequence ATGCCATCCCCGATCAACGAGCGCCTGACTCGGCTGTGGGCCCACGAGAAGGCCAGCACCGCGCTGCGCGTGTCGATCGCATTCGGCGGCGCGATGGCGCTGTGCTGGCAGTTCCAGAAGTTGGCCGCATTGCCGGCGGTGTTCCTGGGCATCATCGCCAGTGCGATGGCCGAGACCGACGACAACGGCTTCGGCCGGTTCAAGGCGGTCGTGCTGTCGCTGCTGTGCTTCGGCGCCGCTGCCGGCGCGGTCACGTTGTTGTTTCCCTACCCGCTGGCCTTCATCGCCTGCCTGGCGGCCACGACGTTCGCGCTGACCCTGCTCGGCGCGCTCGGCGAACGTTACGCCTCGATCGCCCAGGGCACGGTGGCGCTGATGCTGTATGCCGCAATCGGCATCGACCAGCACGGCGCCGGCGACGCCGATGCGGCCTGGCGCGGCGCGGGCCAATTGCTCGCCGGCGCCGCCTGGTACGGCGCGCTGTCGATCCTGTGGACGATCCTGTTCGCCAACCGCCCGGTCCGCGAGCGGCTGGCCCGCCTGTTCACCGAACTGGGCCGCTACCTGCAGTTGAAGGCAGCGCTGTTCGAACCGATCCGCGATCGCGATCTGCACGCCCGCCGGCTCGCACTCTCGGAGCAGAATGCGCGCGTGGTCGCCGCACTGGAGGCGACCAAGAACGCGATCATCAGCCGCTTCGGCCGCTCCGGCCGCCCGGGCGTGCAATCGGGGCTGTACTTCCGCCTGTATTACATGGCGCAGGAATTCCACGAGCGCGCCAGTTCGTCCCACTATCCCTATGAAGCGCTGGCCGAGGCGTTCTTCCACAGCGACGTGCTCTACCGCGGCCAACGGCTGATCGAACTCCAGGGCCGCGCCTGCCGCGCACTCGGCGAGGCGATCCGCCTGCGCCGTCCGTTCGAATACGGCGCCGGCACGCGCCAGGCCATGGTCGACCTGCGCCAATCGCTCGACCACCTGCACGCGCGCGGTGACGGTCGGCAGACCCGACTGCTCGCCTCGCTCGAATCCTTGGTGCGCAATCTGCAGGCGATCGACCGCCGGCTGGCCGAGGACACCCTGTCGGACGCGCCGCTGGATGGGATGGACACCCGGCTGCGTGACGCCTCGCCGCACACCCTGCGCGAGATGGCCACGCGCCTGGGGCGCCAGCTGAGCCCGACCTCGGTGCTGTTCCGCCACGGCCTGCGCATGGCGATCGCCCTGTGTGCCGGCTACGCGGTCATGCATGCGATCGGCGCACGCAACGGCTTCTGGATTCTGCTGACCATCGCCTTCGTCTGCAGACCGAGCTTCGGTGCGACGCGCCGGCGCCTGGCGCAGCGCATCGCCGGCACCTTGATCGGCCTGACCGCCACCTGGGCGTTGATGCAGTTGTTCGTCGGCGTGGAGGTCCAGTTGCTGCTGGCGCTGTTGGCCGCGGTGGTGTTCTTCGTCAGCCGGACCGATCGCTACGCGCTCGCGACCGCGGCGATCACGGTGATGGCGCTACTGTGTTTCAACCTGATCGGCGACGGCTTCGTGCTGATCTGGCCACGCCTGCTCGACACGCTGATCGGCTGCGCGATCGCCGCGGCCGCCTCGTTCCTGATTCTGCCCGACTGGCGCGGACGGCAGCTGCACCTGGTCATGGCCGGGGTCGTCGATGCCCACGCGCGCTACCTGGGCGAGGTCCTGGAGCAGTACCGCAGCGGCATGCGCGACGACCTGCCCTACCGGGTCGCCCGGCGCGACATGCACAACGCCGAGGCGGCGCTGTCGGTGGCCCTGTCCAACCGGCTGCGCGAGCCCGGCCGTTACCGGCGCGACCTCGATGCGGCCTTCCGGTTCCTCGCCGTGTCCAATACCGCGCTCGGCTATCTGTCGGGGCTGGGCGCGCATCGCGGCACGCTGGACGGCGAGGCCGACGAGGCCGACGAGGCGGTGTTCGCGGCCGGCGCGCATCTGCAGCGCGCGCTGGCGCAGATCGCGGCCGCGCTATCGGCGCGTCATGCGCCTCCGGTCGTCGACGCGGCCGTGGAGACCGCGATGGCCGAGGCGCTCGAGCGCGCCGGCGATGCCACGGACGATCCGCGGCGACGGCTGCTGGGCACCCAGCTGGCCTTGCTGCTGCGCCTGCTGCCGGATCTGCGCACGGCTGCCGAGGCCGCTGGCGCGCCGGCGGCCGCGACACACACGCCGACCCGATGA